Sequence from the Armatimonadia bacterium genome:
GGGGCAAGTACAGCGCCAATCTGCTGCGCAGCGGCGGGTTCGCGGGTCTCGAGGCACCGCCCGAGGTTACCTGGACCAGAGAAGGTAACGTCCTCACGGTCAGTGGACTTGAGCTGTGCGTGCAGGACGTGGTGGAGCCGCAGAAGTGCAGCACACCCGACCGACTACTGCCCGGGCACGTGTTAGGGCAGTCTTTCACGGCCACCGGGACCTTCACACAGGTGGCGGTGAAGGCCCCGACTTGGAACACCGACACCTCTGGGGCGTTGCTGCGTCTGCGTCGCGAGGGTCCGGAGGGAGAGATCGTCGCCAGCCGCCAGTGCGAGAAGGTAGCGGACAACTCCTTTGTGCCGCTGACCTTTGAGCCGCAGCCCGCGGGCAAGTACCTGATTGAGTGGGCCGAACCCGTGGGGACGGTCGGCTGGTGGAGCTCGCAGGACGAGCAGTACGCCGGTGGCGAGGCCTATCTGGACGGCAAGCCGCTGCCGGGTCGAGACCGGGGCATCCGAGTGACCTTCCAGCGACCAGTGGGCAAGGCTCGGCTGCGCTACGCCCTGGAGGGTCCCACACTGGATATCACGCTGGACAGCCTCACGGGCGGCCTGCCTGCTGCGTTCCCGATGATTCTGCGCATGCCCTGGGACAACACGGGCTATGACGTCTCGGCGAAGGCGGTGCCCTTCTTCCGGTTCTTCACGGACAACCAACGCTACCTGCCGGCAGAGCAGTTCAAGCGGGCAGGCTCACCCGGCGTGTCGATAGGAAGCTGCGGCTGGCTGGAGGCGGAAGGCACAGGGAACTACGACCTGCGCTTCAGCGGAGCGGGACTCGCTGCCTCCTGGGACACGACCTCAGACACGGCGTCCTTCCGGCTCTCGTCGAGGGCGCAGTCCGGTCCGGGCGAGTCGAAGAGTGTGGCGGTCTCGGTGCGAGTGATGCCGCGAGAGGATTCGGTGCCAGAGGGATGGCCGTCCTTCGAGACGCCGGACCCAGAGCTGACTCGCGACCTGAACCGATTCTGGTATGAGCGCGCCTTCTCCTATCCGGCGCCCAGCGGACCGGCAGCCTGGTATGAGTGGTCGGCGCTGATCCGGTACTGGTTCGGCGGACCGCTTCATGACGGTGAGGCCAACAACCTGCGCAATGCCCGGATGAGCGACGAGGGCTACGTCTACACCTGGGGCGGTTCAGCAGGCTGGCCCTTCCCCGACAATGCGGTGTTCGACACACGCCACTTCGACACCAATGCACGGTTCCTCCTCGCCTGCTGGCGGCACCTGTGCTGGACGCAGGACCTGGACTTCCTGCGGTCGCAACTGGCGCGAGTGCGGCGGGCGATGGAGTATCAGTTGACCACGCTGAAGGGCGAGGAGGGGCTGATCGTCGCGGCGAGCAAGGACGTGACCGGGCGACACAAGGGGATCGGCGACAACTACTGGGACATTCTGCCCTTCGGCCATCTGGACGCCTACGCCAACACGGTCTACTACGCTTCGCTCGAGGCGATGGCGCAGGTGGAGGAGCTGGCGGCCCGGCAAAAGCTCACGACCGAGACGGCGGCGGCGCGGCCTCCGGACTACTACCGGACGCTGGCGCAGAAGACCCGGGAGGCCTACAACCCGACCTTCTGGGACGAGGAGAAGGGACGCTACCTCGGCTGCGTGGATGCGGACGGCAAGCGGCACGACTACGGCTTCACCTTCGTGAACCTCGAAGCCATGGCCTACGGGCTCGCGACGCCCGAGCAGGCGAAGCGAGTCTACGAGTGGATGGAGCACGGCAAGAGCTCCTCGGGCGAGGCCGACATCTACAGCCGCTGGATCTTCGCGCCCCGGGCGACGACGATTCACAACCCAAGGTGGAACGACAAGGGAGTGAACGACCCGAAGGCCGAGGGAGTGGAGCCCTGGTGGATGTTCGGGTGGCGAGGCACGCCTTTCGGTGACCAGTGCCAGGATGGCGGGGCGATTCTGTATACCTCGTACTTCGACCTGATGGCCCGGACAAACCTGATGGGGACGGAGTCGGCCTGGCAGCGTTGGAGCCAGATTCTCGGGCGCTACCGGATGCCGGACCGTCTGTGTGGTGGGCCACCGCTGAGCCGGGGTGAAAATCCGCAGCAGGCGAATCCGGGCTCGACGGGAACGGACATCCCCTTCCCGGAGAGCGGGCTGGTGCCCTGCTGGTTCGTCTACGGCGTGGCAGGGGTCAACGCGACCTCGGAAGGGCTGGTGATCTCGCCACGACTGCCGAAGGAGCTGCCCTGGCTGGTGATCCGGAACCTGCAGTACCGCGGCCTGACGATGGACCTGCGGGTGCAGTCGCTGGGCGACGCCGGTGTACGGGTGGAGCTGTCTTCACAGCGGCCCGGTGCGGAGTTCTCGCTGCGTCGTGACCTCAAGCCGCAGGAGAAGCTGGTCGTCGCCGAACCTCCGGCACCGCTGAAGGCCTGGCCCCAGGTGGTGCAGCTCCCGAGTGGCTGGCAGGCGCAGTGGATCTGGGCGACCGGCGATTCGGAGCGGGTGACGCGAGTATTCCTGCGACGGAGCTTCGATCTCGCGCAGGTTCCGGCAGCGGCGAAGGACCGGAATCAGGTGGCGCCGATTGCGGTGACAGTGGACAACGCCTTCCGGCTCTACGTGAACGGTGCGCTGGTCTTGAGCGGCGAGGGCTGGGAGCAGCCACAGCGCCTTGACTTGCAGCCCTTCCTGCGCAAAGGGCACAACGTGCTGGCTGTCGAAGGCATCAACGCCGGAGGTC
This genomic interval carries:
- a CDS encoding GH116 family glycosyl hydrolase — protein: MTVSSPLRLVALGCVALLQTSCGWTATGTYVLANGYVRLVGSGPALQQLAFDPAGGGKYSANLLRSGGFAGLEAPPEVTWTREGNVLTVSGLELCVQDVVEPQKCSTPDRLLPGHVLGQSFTATGTFTQVAVKAPTWNTDTSGALLRLRREGPEGEIVASRQCEKVADNSFVPLTFEPQPAGKYLIEWAEPVGTVGWWSSQDEQYAGGEAYLDGKPLPGRDRGIRVTFQRPVGKARLRYALEGPTLDITLDSLTGGLPAAFPMILRMPWDNTGYDVSAKAVPFFRFFTDNQRYLPAEQFKRAGSPGVSIGSCGWLEAEGTGNYDLRFSGAGLAASWDTTSDTASFRLSSRAQSGPGESKSVAVSVRVMPREDSVPEGWPSFETPDPELTRDLNRFWYERAFSYPAPSGPAAWYEWSALIRYWFGGPLHDGEANNLRNARMSDEGYVYTWGGSAGWPFPDNAVFDTRHFDTNARFLLACWRHLCWTQDLDFLRSQLARVRRAMEYQLTTLKGEEGLIVAASKDVTGRHKGIGDNYWDILPFGHLDAYANTVYYASLEAMAQVEELAARQKLTTETAAARPPDYYRTLAQKTREAYNPTFWDEEKGRYLGCVDADGKRHDYGFTFVNLEAMAYGLATPEQAKRVYEWMEHGKSSSGEADIYSRWIFAPRATTIHNPRWNDKGVNDPKAEGVEPWWMFGWRGTPFGDQCQDGGAILYTSYFDLMARTNLMGTESAWQRWSQILGRYRMPDRLCGGPPLSRGENPQQANPGSTGTDIPFPESGLVPCWFVYGVAGVNATSEGLVISPRLPKELPWLVIRNLQYRGLTMDLRVQSLGDAGVRVELSSQRPGAEFSLRRDLKPQEKLVVAEPPAPLKAWPQVVQLPSGWQAQWIWATGDSERVTRVFLRRSFDLAQVPAAAKDRNQVAPIAVTVDNAFRLYVNGALVLSGEGWEQPQRLDLQPFLRKGHNVLAVEGINAGGPAGVLVQAKIPQAGKAISIVSDGTWKVSDAEVAGWQGTDFDDSAWQVAVSLGAPPSGPWGDVAGPGF